From the Cryptococcus neoformans var. neoformans JEC21 chromosome 6 sequence genome, the window ACCTCTGGAGACAGTTTGGGTTGCGTGATTTCCCTTTTCAGTTCCTTGATCGAGTTCTTGTTCTCATGGCTCTCAATGTTTCACTCGGAAGCGTTTGTCAGAtcgttctttttttttctaccTTCTCGATCCTTTCGTAATTCTCATTGCGTTTGTGTTTTCTCTCAAATGTCTCTTTAACCATTTTCTATATACTACGTAGTCGCCAGCTGTCGTCGTGTATGGTTGAATTTGATTTGGCTTTGAATCTGGGCTGCGGATGTATGCATGTAACACTTCTGCATTGATTTATTGGTTTCGACACAATTCTTTCTCACTGTATAACATGCTCGCAATCAAAAGTCTTGATCTTCTGTCATACCTTCTCACCAGCTTGCCACAAcgacttcttctcatcagTGCCACGCTCTGAATCTGACTTGAGCACATCAttcaacctcttcctctgagTACAATTAGCTTCGCGGCCAAGCATCCATCAGCTTTCAATCCATAAAATACCCACAAATTAAGGCTTACAGAATTTAAAACTCTTTGCTAGCTCATCCAACTCTTCAAGACTCTTCCCTCTAAAATGCTCTGCGTACTCTTTGACTAGCTCTTCACTGAGGAGCATATTTCTGACTAGCCTAGAAAGGTGCTCGCCTACACTCCAATCTTGTGGGTATCGGTCCGAGATTGATGGTACGGTCTTGAGAAGCCATGACTCAACGGGTGTAAACAACGGTCGCACTGCACGATCATCCGCTCCCCACTTATCAGCGGCAACAACCTAAGGGGTGTATCAGCCGGGGCAGTGGATGGGGATTAGTCGAACGTGCCTTTTTCTTGTGTAAGAATTCCTTGAGAAGTTTTACATATGCAGTATCTTCACCCGCGTAAATCATACCCTGGAAACCAATATCTTTATAGAGCCAGATGGACCAACTAGCCCGAGCTTTGGCGTAGATATCAAGCTGAAGCTGAAGGACATCAAATCGGGTGTCATTGATGTGTTTCCAATCAGGATATCCGTCCTTAGATGTTTGATAAACAGGGCCGAATTCCCCAACTGACACAGAGGTTAGTCAATACCCTTTTAAATTCCTTACTATTGCTTACCCCATACTGGACTCTGGACGCCGAACAACAATTAGTCAATACAACCATGTCCAACAAGTCGACCTACTCACCCCATGCTTGCGCATATACTCGGTTTTACCATTGAATGAATCAATGTGGAATTGGATTTGTTCCTTTGAGCCCTAAAGCACTGTCAATGATAGAGATCCTGATAATATTTCCGTCGACTGACCTCATATAGAGAGGGTGGATTTGGGAACCCATAGCTAAAGAATGAGTACAGGCATCTTTATTTAATTATATGAGCTCACATGGAATAGTCATGACAAGCATAAACGCAATTGTGGAGAGGCTTCCCAAACCGGCTAAAGTCCGCTGCAAAAGTGCTTTTCCCAGCATATCGGTTAGCAATGCGTCTGAAGTGGCGATGTATCGTAATAGCCTCACTTTCCGCTATGATTGAAAAGGTTAAGAGGGAACCGGCAGACAAGCAGCACGCATATCCTTTGCACTTACTCTAAAAAGAGCATATGATTGCTATCAATAGATCTGATTGCTTTTTCTACCCTGTTGTAGAATGCCACAAGGCGAACGTGTTGCTCATCAGAAGGTTCATTCAAGGGATTATAACCTGCAACCCAAGTATTGTCCTTAGAATGCTGGTCGTGGGCGAAAATTAGAACGAGAGGTTACACGACGCAGCTGGACGTACTCACACGCGCTAGGTTTTCCCAAATGAAGACTGTTCGATCTTGGAAATCCTTGTGCTCATAGACTACCAAACAAACGTCAAACGAATATTACCGCGTGTCGCGATTTTGGGCTTACACAACGCCTTGTGAGTTGGATTGTCTGAATGCCAGTCGAAATTTTGTCCTTTAAACAGTCAGCAAGCCTGTCAATCTGTTTCGCATGAGGGTGCATACCTCCGGGAGCTGCATGCAGATCGATGACAGTGTAGATACCGTACTTGGCACACTGCATGAATGTGAACAAAAGTGGTTTAGTAACCTGCACGGATCGACATACAATTTGAATCACGCGATCGAGATGTTTCAAGCCGTCTTTCTTGAACACTCGTGGGTTCatgtcatcctcaaagTGATGATAATTTACCTGCAATAAACAAGCAATTGTAAGTAACCTGCTTATGGCCGATACTGAAAACTCACAGGAATGCGAATACAGTTCAATCCTAGTGATGCAAAGAATTTTGCATCATCTTCGGCGAAGAAATACTCAAGGAACTGTCAAGCAGTCAGTAGAAGTTGTCAGATGTTTGTTCATTCCTTTCAACTGACCTTTTCAAAGAAGTAATTGTATTTCTCTGTCCCTAATACCTGCTTTAGAGCATGCCGAACTTGATGTTCATGTCCAGCATAGCCGGTGATGAAGTTCTCCATATTCACTGATACCCAATCAATACAAATATTATGAGTAAACACACGGGTCAGCACAGAAAAAATAGCATTGCAACCCACACCAGCCGCCAATTGCAGTCCCTACATTACAATGACTAGTCAGTGTATGAAGTCCAAGCCTGACTTTTGCTCGTACCTCTCAATGTAATCGGTTTTCCATCTAAGGTTATATCCTTTCCGCTAACTTTCAAGAAGCCTCTGCCTGGCTGGTTGGAGCTCATTGTCGACTGTGTTAGACCCATCGTAGTATTCGCACGCACTTGCTGGCAGGGAGGATAAGCTATCGCATTCAACACCTATGGACTCTTATCCTGCGAGCTGCCTTTATATCTGCCGTCCTGGTCTTCCACTCAGATGACACTCGAGTGTGTATGTATTTCGATGATCATTATTATCGGCGCCGAATCGGGCCGGCTAAGAAGCTGTTCACATTCGTTGTTCTCACGCAACAcggcagaaagaagagaagaaagcgcCTCCCGCTGAATCTTGTTAAGCATTTGAATTACATAATGCAATAATATTCCACGTCaccagaagaagggaaagcgGCGCCGCCCGCCGCCCGACCGACAACGACCGCAGTGGGGACGGACTTTTTTGTTGCCACCGACGTGGCTGGGCGCCCGGGCCTCGGGCCAGAGAAAGCGAGCAGCTTTATAACAAATACACTACGGACCTTTGTTCTAATCACCCCTTGTCCCTTCCCCGCATCCCCCCCAGTCAATACATCCCAATGGCTACCAAAGTCGCTCAGAAGAGAGTGAGTACTGCATTCTACACCCAGTAGCAGGATCCTCCCATCGCCGGTGCTGACATGCTGCTTTTTATAGCTCCAGAAGGTTCGCACTTCTCACAGGAATCCTAGATGCAACTAATATATCCTGGCATAGGAGTATCTTTCAATGCAGAAGTCGCCTCCCCCATTCATCTGGGCTTGTccggaggagaagaacatATTAGATTGTACGTGTCTTCACCCCTTAAGTCATTAGCGATGATTCTGACGAAAAAGATGTAGGGCACTTTATCATTGTAAGCCGGTCGCTAAATCAATCATTAAGGTCTGCTCACTCGACGTGACGTATAGCGTGGACCCCCTGACACTCCGTATGAGGGAGGAGAATATCATGGTCTTATCTGGTTCCCTAGTGACTATCGTGCGTATTTTGCTTTGGTCACTGCTATTAGCGAGAGTTATAGGCTGATCTAATCTTCCATCAGCTTTCAAACCGCCAGATGTCAAACTCTTCACACCTTCTGGGAGGTTTGAAGTTGGTCACAAAATTTGCATGAGCATGACTTCGTAGTAAGTTGTTAAACCATTATTCTCAAATGTGTCTGACGGTTTTTGGGTTAGCCATCCTAGCACGTACGTCGAGGATCAATTGTGCTTTGAAAGCGGAGATTAACTTGTTTATGATGATTGCCGTTTTAGGTGGAATGCTGCCTGGTCTGTTGCCACGATCTTGACTGGTCTCCTGAGTTTCATGCTCAGCAACGAGTCCGTATTCTCCTGTGAATTTTTCGATGGAGATTTTGTGCTGATATCTTATCATCAGAATAACAGCCGGGGCCGTGAAGTCAACcaatgaagagaaaaggcTTTTAGCCAAGCAGAGTCATGCGTTTAACCTGAAAAGCAAGAAATTTAGAGTACGTTTATATTTGTATTGGCCTCGGTTTATTCCCAGTTACTGATTCTTGCGATAGGAGATATTCCCTGATGTAAGTTGACAGCGATGGCTCCCAGTATTACCAAATACGCTATGTACGTTACTGATAACTGATTGCCTCGCAGTATGCCACTCCTGAGATGACTGACCTTCCTGACATGGGCGGACCTGCCGCGTCATCTGTAAGTCTCTCAGAACCACTAGTCATCTAAGTCTAACATAGGCGACGTTGAGGCGTCCAAAGTCTCAGAACCAGTGAATACCTCAGCTGCACCCAATTCGTCCTCGCCCACCAACATTCCTGTTGCCGTTCCTTTGGCCCAGCTTACACAAACAACACATACACCACATGCACAAGCTCGACCTGAGCAACGTGTGCAACGGCACGCTGCAGGGAATTGGTTATTCAGTTGGCGATGGGTTGTAGCGGTCGTTGTGCTTGCTATATTGGGCAGACTATCTTCGTTTGCGGGACTTTGAGAGATGCGTAAAGTTTTTCCGTATGTTGTATGCATCAAGTTTCGTTACCTCCGCGCCTTTAAGCAGATGGGAAACCAAAAGTATGCGCGAACTGAACTATGGCAAGAGCCATATCCCAAATGATTAGATCCTCCTGCCGACATCCACTCCATATCTTCCTCGTTCGCGCTCAATCTCGTCCTTGCTCCTCATTCCCCGACCCTTGTTTTCTCGGGGTCCTTTCTTCCCAAAAATACCTGTGCCGAAGCCAGAAGGATTTCCCTACGGGTGACTGTAAGCAGTATCCTGATATGATCCATCACATCTCTACTTACACCACCATGCAAGACTTGAATGGTCGCCTTGAGCACGTCGGGTCGATTTCTGGAACCGACGATCATGGCACTCGCATCCTTGATACCGCAAGCAGTGAAGACTCGATGGATCATAGGAGGGACCATAAGACCAAATCCTACGACAACAGACTGTTAGCTCATACGTTACAATAACATGGGCCAACATAAAGAATTACCTGGAGGTCGAGCACGCAAGTGGACCTTGGCAGCTCCCCATTTGCCTTGTAAGTCCTTTCCTTCGCCCCAAAGAGTTCTTTCTTCATATCGATTTACGTAGTCCATGTTAAGCACAGCTATATTCAAGTTGATCATGTTAGCTTGAGGTCCAAACTTGGGTAAACGGCGGGAGCTTACCCTTTTGGAATCCATCATCCTGAGCGGCAGCGTGATTATGCCCTCGACCACGACCAAGCCCGACGAGACCCTTTTCAGGATgcccaacaacaacatACGCTTGTTGCGAAGCCCTGTAAAGAGGATCAGAATCCGAAACATAACCTGTATTTGCGGTATTTCCTGGCAGTCTAACAAGGAGGTATTGCCTCAGCAATGAAAAACTCAcatctttcccttctttgtCATATGTTGAACTTTGGTCGACCTCACAGTGAACCTGCACAAATTCCTAAGCTCTTCTCTAGAGAGCCCCGAGACAGCTGCGAGTTTcgtttccttcttcgcctggCTCTGCTCTGCAAGGGTGTCTGGCATTTTCTCGGTAGGTGGACTGTTAAAGAGAGGCGTGGGATAGTTATAGTGCTTGTGAGACGGTGATTTAAATGAGTTAGGGAATCCTGATAAGCGGGGGACAGGGGTGTAAGGGACTGAGAAAGCCgggcgggggaggggagTGTGTTGAGAAGACTGGGGATcggaagggggaggaggtgcCGATGAGCTTTGCGGGGCTGCCGTGGAGGCACATCTTGCGAGACGGCGGGCAGCTGGGTTGAGGGAGCGTAGGGGGCGGGCGAGGGCGGGAGCCATTGTTTTTGGACTTGCTGGATGTAGCCTGTAGCCAAATAAATGCAGGAAACATCAGAGGAAAGAGCAGAGTGGCATTTGCGGAAATTCCGTCGTGTGGCACGCGCCGACTGTGAACTGGGATTGGGACAACATGATTCACACCGGAATATCAACACTGCACGCTGATGATGCATTCATTATTTGTTGCAAAGGTTGGTTGCGTAGTACGATAAGTATGTCTCGCTTGTGATACTGGCGACAGAGTATCGCAACTGACAGGAAATGCCACCTTGTTCACAAAATCGAAACACCAGTGCTAAGGCTCGGCAAGTCAAATCTTGTCACACTCAAATCTGGGACAGGTTACAGATTCGCAATGCACAATGTTGCGAGTAAGAGACGGAAGCGCTGCATTTACAAGGCGCTAAATATCGTGGACTTGAAAAGCTTATATGCTTCAAACTGAGGGCACTTTTTTGCATTTCCTCGCCGTTTGGCCATGGCTGGCACTCTCATCTATTGTCAGAATTATATAATCAGCACCACTTCTCCCATTCCCGTTTCGTGTCCCATAACCGCTTTAggccttctttctcttcatccctccaATCTTCTGTATGGTTGGTCCCACATGCGACATCGATATCACCATTGCTGGTAAGTGGGACAATCCGTTTCGtcctcaacctttcctCAGATTTCTCTGAATGCGAAGCTTTGGCGTATGAGGTATGGAGACGGATCTCCTTTGAGATGCGTGAATAACAAAGGCG encodes:
- a CDS encoding expressed protein yields the protein MGLTQSTMSSNQPGRGFLKVSGKDITLDGKPITLRGTAIGGWLNMENFITGYAGHEHQVRHALKQVLGTEKYNYFFEKFLEYFFAEDDAKFFASLGLNCIRIPVNYHHFEDDMNPRVFKKDGLKHLDRVIQICAKYGIYTVIDLHAAPGGQNFDWHSDNPTHKALFYEHKDFQDRTVFIWENLARHSKDNTWVAGYNPLNEPSDEQHVRLVAFYNRVEKAIRSIDSNHMLFLDGNTFAADFSRFGKPLHNCVYACHDYSIYGFPNPPSLYEGSKEQIQFHIDSFNGKTEYMRKHGSPVWVGEFGPVYQTSKDGYPDWKHINDTRFDVLQLQLDIYAKARASWSIWLYKDIGFQGMIYAGEDTAYVKLLKEFLHKKKVVAADKWGADDRAVRPLFTPVESWLLKTVPSISDRYPQDWSVGEHLSRLVRNMLLSEELVKEYAEHFRGKSLEELDELAKSFKFSNCTQRKRLNDVLKSDSERGTDEKKSLWQAGEKV
- a CDS encoding ubiquitin-conjugating enzyme E2-28.4KD, putative, coding for MATKVAQKRLQKEYLSMQKSPPPFIWACPEEKNILDWHFIIRGPPDTPYEGGEYHGLIWFPSDYPFKPPDVKLFTPSGRFEVGHKICMSMTSYHPSTWNAAWSVATILTGLLSFMLSNEITAGAVKSTNEEKRLLAKQSHAFNLKSKKFREIFPDYATPEMTDLPDMGGPAASSASKVSEPVNTSAAPNSSSPTNIPVAVPLAQLTQTTHTPHAQARPEQRVQRHAAGNWLFSWRWVVAVVVLAILGRLSSFAGL
- a CDS encoding 30s ribosomal protein s5, putative, yielding MAPALARPLRSLNPAARRLARCASTAAPQSSSAPPPPSDPQSSQHTPLPRPAFSVPYTPVPRLSGFPNSFKSPSHKHYNYPTPLFNSPPTEKMPDTLAEQSQAKKETKLAAVSGLSREELRNLCRFTVRSTKVQHMTKKGKMASQQAYVVVGHPEKGLVGLGRGRGHNHAAAQDDGFQKAVLNMDYVNRYEERTLWGEGKDLQGKWGAAKVHLRARPPGFGLMVPPMIHRVFTACGIKDASAMIVGSRNRPDVLKATIQVLHGGGNPSGFGTGIFGKKGPRENKGRGMRSKDEIERERGRYGVDVGRRI